The Triticum aestivum cultivar Chinese Spring chromosome 7B, IWGSC CS RefSeq v2.1, whole genome shotgun sequence genome window below encodes:
- the LOC123159840 gene encoding B3 domain-containing protein IDEF1, giving the protein MGGDGRPSDGGAGGGGGAGHPHQFQYQALLAAVHTQNPNHSHNLPFPLPPLNGPGPDASTHNAARQPPTPRGFADWSASTSAFTSLAVQSTPSAATANAYHYSLSPCYAFWTHYMLNKNAYSYYPAPNQEHTHHFSLDNNQAKDPGSIPSFGIESFNTTSLAPNMSAHMPPMEGPLPTKEPEAPEDMPARVATIKDEMDARNGVELKCETVDALPELKQGHESCASKFNSGEYQVILRKELTKSDVANVGRIVLPKKDAEASLPPLCERDPVILQMDDMVLPITWKFKYRFWPNNKSRMYILDSTSEFVKTHGLQAGDALIIYKNPVPGKYIVRGEKAIQQTN; this is encoded by the exons ATGGGAGGCGACGGCAGGCCCAgcgacggcggcgctggcggcggcggcggcgccggccaccCGCACCAGTTCCAGTACCAAGCCCTCCTCGCCGCCGTGCACACGCAGAACCCCAACCACAGCCACAACCTCCCCTTTCCCCTTCCTCCCCTCAATG GACCTGGACCTGATGCATCCACACACAATGCTGCTCGCCAGCCTCCGACGCCCAGGGGTTTTGCTGATTGGAGTGCGTCTACCAGTGCCTTCACATCCCTTGCTGTGCAGAGCACTCCTTCCGCAGCTACTGCCAATGCATACCATTACAGCCTATCTCCTTGCTATGCTTTCTGGACCCATTACATGCTTAACAAGAATGCATATAGCTACTATCCTGCACCTAATCAGGAGCACACCCACCATTTCAGCCTTGATAACAACCAGGCTAAAGATCCAG GTTCTATACCCAGCTTCGGGATTGAGTCATTTAATACAACATCCCTGGCACCAAACATGTCTGCTCATATGCCTCCCATGGAAGGACCCCTACCTACAAAGGAACCTGAGGCTCCAGAG GACATGCCTGCTAGAGTAGCTACAATTAAGGACGAAATGGATGCCAGAAATGGTGTTGAACTTAAATGTGAAACAGTTGACGCTCTTCCAGAGTTGAAGCAAGGTCATGAAAGTTGTGCCAGT AAATTCAACTCTGGAGAATACCAAGTTATTTTGCGCAAGGAATTGACAAAGAGTGATGTTGCAAATGTAGGAAGAATTGTGTTACCCAAG AAGGATGCAGAAGCTAGTCTTCCACCATTGTGCGAAAGGGATCCTGTGATACTGCAGATGGATGACATGGTGCTCCCGATTACGTGGAAATTTAAGTACAG GTTCTGGCCAAACAACAAAAGCAGAATGTACATCCTGGATTCTACAA GTGAATTTGTGAAGACACATGGTCTTCAGGCAGGGGACGCACTCATTATCTACAAAAATCCTGTGCCTGGCAAATAT ATTGTCCGAGGGGAGAAGGCCATTCAGCAGACAAATTAG